In the genome of Streptomyces collinus, one region contains:
- a CDS encoding F510_1955 family glycosylhydrolase: protein MSHIHGLGLDLADQRLYVATHEGVYSPDAEGEPELVGNSKDDFMGFTVSGARTFYASGHPTSGGNKGLIKSTDAGKTWKSLSLSGESDFHALDFARGTVYGYDSTNGLVRTTKDGVSWKEGARVEAVDIAVSPQEPDNVLATTADGVARSADGGSTFAKGEKPVMAFLSWAAKDALYGIDTSGGVHRSSDGGSTWKKAATVPGGQPQALTAVGAEHILAATQTGVYESKDGGNAFTKRLAVETSGAH, encoded by the coding sequence GTGAGCCACATCCACGGTCTCGGTCTGGACCTCGCCGACCAGCGCCTGTACGTCGCCACCCACGAAGGCGTCTACAGCCCCGACGCCGAGGGGGAGCCGGAGCTGGTCGGGAACAGCAAGGACGACTTCATGGGCTTCACCGTGTCCGGTGCGAGGACCTTCTACGCCAGCGGCCACCCGACCTCTGGTGGCAACAAGGGGCTCATCAAGAGCACCGACGCAGGCAAGACCTGGAAGTCCCTGTCCTTGTCCGGCGAGTCCGACTTCCATGCCCTGGACTTCGCCCGCGGCACGGTCTACGGCTACGACTCCACCAACGGTCTGGTGCGCACGACCAAGGACGGCGTCTCCTGGAAGGAGGGCGCGCGGGTGGAAGCCGTCGACATCGCGGTCAGCCCGCAGGAACCCGACAACGTGCTCGCCACCACCGCCGACGGCGTAGCCCGGAGCGCCGATGGCGGCAGCACCTTCGCCAAGGGTGAGAAGCCCGTGATGGCCTTCCTCTCCTGGGCGGCGAAGGACGCCTTGTACGGCATCGACACCTCCGGCGGCGTACACCGCAGCAGCGACGGCGGCAGCACCTGGAAGAAGGCCGCCACCGTGCCGGGCGGCCAGCCCCAGGCTCTCACCGCCGTCGGCGCTGAGCACATCCTGGCAGCCACCCAGACCGGGGTGTACGAGTCGAAGGACGGCGGCAATGCGTTCACGAAGCGCCTCGCCGTCGAGACGAGCGGCGCCCACTGA